The sequence TTCCGGTTCGCTCAATACGCCCGAGGCCGAATACGCGAAGGCGCTGAGCCTGTTGGAATCGGGCGCCCATGACGAGGCGGAAGCGGCATTGCGCAGGACAATGCGGCTCGATGACGGCTTCGCGCCGGCCTATGTGGGGATGAGCCGCCTTCTTCTTGAGCGGGGAGACGTCAAGGAGGCGATCCGGTACGTACACATGGCCCGGATCAGGGACGTGGACTACGTGCCCTGCTGGCTGATGGCCGCCCGTCTCTATGACGCCGCGGGCCAGTACGAAGCGGCGGTGGCCGAGTTCAGGGAGGCGATTACCAGGGACAGAGACCGATTGTGGGCGGTGGAAAGCCATTTCGACCTGGGCCGGACCCTGGAGAAGCTGGAAAGGCTGGAGGAGGCCCACGACGCCTACATGGAGGTAATCGCCCTGGATCCCCTCCATCTCGAGGCCCGGTCCTCGGTGACGCGCATCTGGAAGACCCTCGGTCCCGCATTCCTGATGCGCCTGCGCT is a genomic window of Gemmatimonadota bacterium containing:
- a CDS encoding tetratricopeptide repeat protein; this encodes MSRAAVCQAGLGLVIAALVCTGCGAKTMQYSGSLNTPEAEYAKALSLLESGAHDEAEAALRRTMRLDDGFAPAYVGMSRLLLERGDVKEAIRYVHMARIRDVDYVPCWLMAARLYDAAGQYEAAVAEFREAITRDRDRLWAVESHFDLGRTLEKLERLEEAHDAYMEVIALDPLHLEARSSVTRIWKTLGPAFLMRLRYENRDIILP